In Halorhabdus rudnickae, the following proteins share a genomic window:
- a CDS encoding M6 family metalloprotease domain-containing protein has product MVDFTDTSPTYSQTNFQNLLFGTDPSIASGPGSLSDYYSEVSYGQLSVTGNVVGWVTADKTHDYYGRNSGRMDANVSELIRESAQKVDSQVDFSQYDNDGDDVVDQFVVIHQGAGEEFSGQSTDIWSHHYSIDYQTNDGVTIQSYTIQPETQNGQISTTGVFAHEMGHAFGLPDLYDTDYSSAGIGDWGLMSSGSWNGVNRAGDSPAHLSAWSKQYLSWISPTTLQNGESLADKQIDPATTTTDFYQLRQPTSQQREYFLVGNRQRTGFDKGLPGSGVAIWHIDRSNIDNNCLYYNDCNDDENDKLVDLEAGDGAADLDNDTNTGNAADLWPSGTFDGSSTPSSDFDNGTASDVFVANIGSSGGASYTADFGVGSQTTHASVATGSASNVDSSSARLSGDLTDLGSAASVDVYLTYWIEGQKSSTQQYADGGTRTSTGSFSADASSLQSGTPYVFKAIGQEDDGDWVPTGQEQTFQTS; this is encoded by the coding sequence ATGGTGGATTTTACCGATACGAGCCCGACGTATTCGCAAACGAACTTTCAAAACTTGCTGTTCGGGACCGATCCGTCGATCGCGTCCGGGCCGGGGAGCCTTTCGGACTACTATTCGGAAGTCTCTTACGGCCAGTTATCGGTCACAGGGAACGTCGTTGGCTGGGTGACGGCCGACAAAACCCACGATTATTACGGTAGGAATTCGGGCAGAATGGACGCGAACGTAAGCGAATTGATCAGAGAATCAGCACAGAAAGTCGATTCTCAGGTTGATTTCAGCCAATATGATAACGACGGTGACGACGTCGTCGATCAGTTCGTGGTCATCCATCAGGGTGCCGGCGAAGAATTTTCGGGCCAATCAACGGATATCTGGTCCCATCACTACTCGATCGATTATCAGACAAACGACGGTGTAACGATCCAGTCGTACACGATACAGCCCGAAACCCAAAACGGGCAGATCTCGACCACCGGGGTATTCGCCCACGAGATGGGTCACGCGTTCGGTCTCCCGGACCTCTACGATACCGATTATAGTTCCGCTGGAATCGGGGATTGGGGACTGATGAGTAGTGGAAGCTGGAACGGGGTAAATCGCGCGGGTGACTCTCCGGCACATCTATCAGCCTGGAGCAAGCAGTATCTCAGCTGGATCTCACCGACGACACTGCAGAACGGCGAGTCCTTAGCAGACAAGCAGATCGATCCAGCAACGACCACGACGGACTTCTATCAGCTCCGCCAACCGACGAGCCAGCAGCGTGAATACTTCCTGGTCGGAAACCGCCAACGAACAGGGTTCGACAAAGGACTTCCCGGAAGTGGCGTTGCGATTTGGCACATCGACCGCTCGAATATCGACAACAACTGCCTCTACTATAACGACTGTAACGACGATGAAAACGACAAGCTCGTCGATCTCGAAGCTGGCGATGGAGCAGCAGACTTAGACAACGACACGAACACCGGAAATGCCGCAGATCTCTGGCCGTCCGGGACCTTCGATGGCTCGTCAACGCCCAGTTCTGACTTCGATAACGGGACTGCAAGCGACGTGTTCGTCGCAAATATTGGCTCGAGTGGCGGAGCGTCCTATACAGCGGATTTCGGGGTCGGATCGCAGACAACACATGCGTCAGTTGCAACAGGATCAGCGTCAAACGTCGACAGTTCCTCGGCGAGGTTAAGTGGCGATCTCACGGATCTGGGAAGTGCCGCCTCTGTGGACGTCTATCTCACCTACTGGATCGAAGGGCAGAAAAGCTCGACCCAGCAGTACGCTGATGGCGGAACACGCACTTCGACTGGCTCGTTCAGTGCAGATGCGAGTAGTCTACAGAGTGGAACGCCCTACGTGTTCAAAGCGATCGGCCAGGAAGATGACGGCGACTGGGTGCCGACCGGCCAAGAACAAACCTTCCAGACATCGTAA
- a CDS encoding glycosyltransferase family 4 protein, translating into MTGQEREYVLVTEYFHPDTASTGQLMTELAVGLEDRGLDMTVYTGQPNYHSGENERQPLETTHEGVLVKRIRAPQLRQSSLPRRLFNWTVFTLWMAVALLFSRSTKDREIVFVSNPPFLPIVLWPVCKLRGWEYTYIVHDLYPAQPVELGYLRENGVIARIWRFLHQFVFRDATTVVALGPAMRDRITQVAGAGFDADTIEIIHNWADGEFIQPKEKESNWFSQEHNLVEPFTLLYSGNIAEFHDLETVVKAVARLSADGVDVRFCIIGEGDNKERLVSLAEDLDVAGEDVIFLPYQPKSDLPYSLTSGDVSVVAVEEGFKGVCVSSKLYTSLAAGMPILCIAKPDDDEGQIVDSGGAGEVVRQRDVEGVVSALQSWIEQPELLEKQGTNARETFESAFTKAQSIEAYYQTLRREEPTAK; encoded by the coding sequence ATGACCGGGCAAGAACGCGAGTATGTGTTAGTCACCGAGTATTTCCATCCGGACACGGCCTCCACCGGTCAACTTATGACCGAGTTGGCGGTCGGTCTCGAAGACCGTGGATTGGACATGACCGTCTACACTGGTCAGCCTAACTACCACAGTGGAGAAAACGAACGGCAGCCACTCGAGACCACTCACGAGGGCGTCCTCGTAAAACGCATCCGTGCACCGCAACTCCGCCAGTCGTCGTTGCCGCGTCGATTGTTCAACTGGACGGTGTTCACGCTCTGGATGGCAGTCGCCTTGCTGTTCAGTCGATCGACCAAGGACCGGGAAATCGTCTTCGTTTCGAACCCCCCGTTTCTGCCGATCGTCCTGTGGCCGGTGTGTAAACTTCGCGGATGGGAGTACACGTATATTGTCCACGACCTGTATCCCGCACAGCCTGTCGAGCTCGGATATTTGCGAGAAAACGGCGTCATCGCTCGAATTTGGCGATTCCTTCATCAGTTCGTCTTTCGGGATGCTACGACCGTCGTCGCACTCGGTCCAGCGATGCGCGATCGGATCACTCAGGTAGCTGGCGCAGGGTTTGATGCAGACACAATCGAGATCATCCATAACTGGGCGGATGGCGAATTCATCCAGCCCAAAGAGAAAGAATCGAACTGGTTCAGTCAGGAACATAACCTTGTCGAACCGTTCACGCTCCTCTATTCCGGTAATATCGCTGAATTCCACGACCTCGAAACAGTCGTCAAAGCGGTGGCCCGCCTCTCGGCGGACGGTGTCGACGTGCGGTTTTGCATCATTGGTGAGGGTGATAATAAAGAACGTCTGGTATCTCTCGCTGAAGATCTCGATGTCGCTGGCGAGGATGTGATCTTCCTCCCCTATCAGCCAAAGAGTGATCTCCCGTACAGCTTGACCAGCGGAGACGTGTCTGTCGTCGCCGTCGAGGAAGGATTCAAGGGCGTTTGCGTCTCGAGCAAGCTCTATACTTCGTTGGCGGCCGGGATGCCGATCCTCTGCATCGCCAAGCCCGATGACGATGAAGGCCAGATCGTCGATAGCGGAGGGGCTGGAGAAGTCGTACGGCAACGGGATGTCGAAGGCGTCGTGTCAGCGTTGCAAAGCTGGATCGAACAGCCGGAACTCCTCGAGAAACAGGGAACCAATGCCCGGGAGACGTTTGAATCAGCCTTTACGAAAGCGCAGTCAATCGAGGCCTATTATCAGACACTCCGTCGTGAGGAACCCACAGCCAAGTGA
- a CDS encoding glycosyltransferase family 4 protein: MRVGVNGRTFSVEQPRGSVQSSVESVRALAHQPGVDVVVFGSRSVRDHFTDTPVITRGMYSDSQVYGLGWEQLILPRLVSESDIDVLFCPNSDGPVRSLDVPVVVRLHDIFGFVGYGPRLYTLLQQFRVPRMLSAADRIVAPSRHTRSTVTSRIDPDTPIDVVPNGLQEVFLDDHAGSAVSLPDEYLLYVGGTGKRKNTEVLVDSYIALREEYDVPHELVLVGPQERFIDGHVGDSAGSDREQIRSLGFLTARELKYVYTQASAFLFPSLEEGFGLPPLEAIACGTPVIAGNRPAMTEILPEDTALADPTDPDEFASRTAALLEAGDPGPTNEEIDHARSFTWDRAVDEISTTLRRAIDQY; encoded by the coding sequence ATGCGAGTCGGAGTCAATGGACGAACGTTTTCCGTCGAGCAACCCCGCGGCTCTGTCCAGTCGAGCGTCGAATCTGTTCGTGCCCTTGCTCACCAACCTGGCGTTGACGTCGTGGTTTTCGGCAGCCGGTCCGTCCGCGATCATTTCACAGACACACCAGTTATTACCCGGGGGATGTACAGCGACTCACAAGTGTACGGCCTCGGCTGGGAACAGCTGATACTACCCCGTCTGGTCTCGGAATCCGATATTGACGTCCTCTTTTGCCCAAACAGCGACGGTCCGGTGCGATCGCTCGACGTTCCGGTCGTCGTGCGCCTCCACGACATCTTTGGATTCGTCGGCTACGGGCCGCGGCTCTATACGCTTCTCCAGCAGTTCAGAGTTCCTCGAATGCTTTCAGCGGCTGATCGAATCGTCGCCCCGTCAAGACATACCCGCTCGACGGTTACATCGCGGATTGATCCCGATACACCGATCGATGTTGTGCCGAATGGGCTTCAAGAAGTCTTTCTCGATGATCACGCCGGATCGGCCGTTTCACTCCCAGACGAATACCTCTTGTACGTCGGTGGGACGGGTAAACGAAAAAACACTGAGGTCCTCGTCGACAGTTACATAGCGTTGCGCGAGGAGTACGATGTTCCCCACGAACTGGTTCTGGTAGGTCCTCAAGAGCGATTCATCGACGGGCACGTCGGTGACAGTGCTGGGTCGGACCGCGAACAGATCCGATCGCTCGGCTTTCTCACAGCCAGGGAATTGAAGTACGTATACACCCAAGCGTCGGCGTTTTTGTTCCCATCGCTGGAGGAAGGGTTCGGATTGCCGCCGCTAGAAGCCATCGCGTGCGGGACGCCGGTAATTGCCGGGAACCGACCGGCGATGACGGAGATATTACCTGAAGATACCGCTTTGGCCGACCCAACAGATCCCGACGAATTCGCCTCGAGGACCGCGGCTCTGCTAGAAGCGGGCGATCCCGGGCCGACCAATGAGGAGATAGATCACGCGCGTTCGTTCACGTGGGACCGGGCGGTAGACGAGATCTCGACCACGCTCCGACGGGCGATCGATCAATACTGA
- a CDS encoding glycosyltransferase, which yields MHVLLFDMHTGGHHLEYASLLRQELTELWSDIEITILSTVREGHHEEFLDPETVKYLYDDDVLDRLHPKSATGHAIRAIRNPRGSIVADALEYVEERSYDLVHFLHADDILKEIYRHGQSIETPIVATINGSYFRVQTRRRTAIAKRLIEHGLTDIASTAVPDVFSRRGPWNHVNLHRLARDNVVKEFFVASEIGRELILSATDIEQYAPLTKIPDPVETWSNEAFDRQSARDRLDLTEEEYVFTFFGEMRAEKGVDLLVDALEEYDGSPITVILAGKPVAVDARKIERGVANPDVTVVPELGFVPQEAVPDYFFAADAVILPYRRSFGTYRTSGVFQKACSAGRPVIAPNFGAFAARVSKWNLGTTFEPGSAESLSAVLASVASNPEGILDEQSMSEYVESQTYGRLAERSSKTYRRVLGADAGVAHEQKA from the coding sequence ATGCACGTTCTCCTCTTCGATATGCATACCGGTGGGCATCATCTTGAATACGCTAGCCTGCTCCGCCAAGAGCTAACAGAACTGTGGTCAGATATCGAGATCACGATCCTGAGTACTGTCCGCGAGGGCCATCACGAAGAGTTCCTCGACCCAGAGACCGTTAAATATCTCTACGACGACGACGTATTGGACCGTCTCCATCCGAAGAGTGCTACCGGCCACGCCATTCGTGCAATTCGGAATCCACGTGGTTCGATCGTCGCAGACGCCCTCGAATACGTCGAGGAGCGGTCCTACGATCTCGTCCACTTTCTGCACGCTGACGACATCCTCAAAGAGATTTATCGCCACGGTCAGTCGATCGAGACACCGATCGTCGCGACGATCAATGGTTCGTACTTTCGCGTTCAGACGCGCCGCCGTACTGCGATTGCGAAGCGTCTAATCGAGCATGGGCTGACGGACATCGCCTCGACAGCTGTGCCCGATGTCTTTTCGCGGCGTGGCCCCTGGAATCACGTAAACCTTCATCGACTAGCCCGAGACAACGTGGTCAAGGAGTTCTTCGTCGCATCCGAAATCGGAAGAGAGCTGATTCTGTCGGCGACCGACATTGAGCAGTACGCCCCGCTGACAAAGATACCGGACCCGGTCGAAACCTGGTCGAACGAGGCGTTCGATCGTCAGAGCGCTCGTGACCGTCTCGATCTCACCGAGGAAGAATACGTGTTCACGTTTTTCGGCGAGATGCGCGCAGAGAAGGGTGTCGACCTGCTGGTTGACGCACTGGAGGAGTACGATGGCTCTCCGATTACGGTCATACTAGCCGGCAAACCGGTCGCTGTTGACGCACGCAAAATCGAACGTGGCGTTGCGAACCCGGACGTGACGGTCGTCCCTGAACTGGGGTTCGTTCCACAAGAGGCAGTTCCCGATTACTTCTTTGCGGCGGACGCCGTGATCCTCCCCTACCGACGGTCGTTTGGTACCTACCGGACCAGTGGTGTCTTCCAGAAGGCCTGTAGCGCGGGTCGTCCAGTCATCGCTCCGAACTTCGGTGCGTTTGCTGCCCGAGTGTCCAAGTGGAATCTCGGAACGACATTCGAGCCGGGATCGGCCGAGTCACTCTCTGCTGTGCTCGCGTCAGTCGCGAGTAATCCGGAGGGGATACTTGACGAGCAGTCAATGTCCGAGTATGTGGAAAGCCAGACATACGGACGACTCGCCGAGCGTTCCTCGAAGACGTATCGCCGCGTGCTCGGTGCTGACGCTGGTGTCGCACATGAGCAGAAAGCCTGA